In the Geitlerinema sp. PCC 9228 genome, one interval contains:
- a CDS encoding SDR family oxidoreductase — translation MPDTATIFLAGASRGVGWEVASLLASQGKPVKAMLRSPDARNALEKLGATVVMGDALEIQAVEAAMQPEPIPAVISTIGGLPKDGGTRADFLGNKYLIDVAKQVGVKKFILVSSIGTADSAKALNQQTLDVLGPVLAEKEQAEQYLATSGLTYTVIRPGGLKSEPPTGNGILTEDSSVAGTITRADVAQLICECLTSDKANNRILAAVDKDTVRSSAPYTEFFL, via the coding sequence ATGCCAGATACAGCTACGATCTTTTTAGCAGGTGCCAGTCGAGGCGTAGGTTGGGAAGTAGCCTCATTGCTAGCTTCTCAAGGCAAACCCGTTAAAGCCATGTTGCGATCGCCCGATGCCCGCAACGCCTTAGAAAAATTAGGCGCTACGGTAGTAATGGGGGATGCCTTGGAAATTCAAGCTGTGGAAGCAGCCATGCAACCAGAACCCATTCCTGCAGTTATCAGCACCATCGGTGGTTTGCCCAAAGATGGTGGCACCCGTGCCGACTTTTTGGGCAACAAATATTTAATCGATGTCGCCAAACAAGTAGGCGTCAAAAAATTTATTCTGGTTTCTTCCATCGGTACCGCCGACAGTGCCAAAGCCTTAAACCAGCAAACATTAGACGTTTTGGGTCCAGTTTTGGCAGAAAAAGAACAAGCCGAACAATATTTAGCCACCAGCGGTCTCACTTATACAGTTATTCGCCCCGGCGGTTTAAAATCAGAACCACCCACCGGCAACGGCATTCTCACCGAAGATTCTTCCGTGGCTGGCACCATTACCCGGGCAGATGTGGCACAACTGATTTGCGAGTGTTTGACCTCGGATAAAGCCAACAACCGCATTTTAGCAGCGGTAGATAAAGACACCGTGCGTAGTTCAGCTCCCTACACCGAATTTTTTTTGTAG